From one Actinopolyspora saharensis genomic stretch:
- the purE gene encoding 5-(carboxyamino)imidazole ribonucleotide mutase, producing MGSDSDWSVMREAGRTLTEFDVPYEVGVYSAHRTPQRMLDYARGAADRGIRVIIAGAGGAAHLPGMVASATVLPVIGVPVPLKHLDGMDSLLSIVQMPAGIPVATVSVGGAGNAGLLAVRTLAADSGELGSRLRTRMAEYQDGLENKVLDKHSALQERAEQD from the coding sequence ATGGGCAGCGACTCGGACTGGTCGGTGATGCGGGAAGCGGGTCGGACGTTGACCGAGTTCGACGTCCCCTACGAGGTGGGGGTGTACTCGGCGCACCGCACTCCGCAGCGGATGCTGGACTACGCGCGCGGTGCGGCCGACCGCGGCATCAGGGTGATCATCGCGGGTGCCGGGGGCGCGGCGCACCTGCCCGGCATGGTCGCCTCGGCCACGGTGCTTCCCGTGATCGGGGTTCCCGTGCCGCTGAAGCACCTGGACGGCATGGACTCGCTGCTGTCGATCGTGCAGATGCCCGCGGGCATCCCGGTCGCGACCGTCTCGGTCGGCGGGGCGGGCAACGCGGGACTGCTCGCGGTGCGCACCCTCGCGGCGGACTCCGGTGAGCTGGGCAGCAGGCTGCGCACCCGCATGGCCGAGTACCAGGACGGGCTGGAGAACAAGGTGCTGGACAAGCACTCCGCGCTGCAGGAGCGGGCCGAGCAGGACTGA